A region of the Phoenix dactylifera cultivar Barhee BC4 chromosome 10, palm_55x_up_171113_PBpolish2nd_filt_p, whole genome shotgun sequence genome:
taatatatatatatatatatatatatatatatattagatgcAGGTATTAATTGGATACTTAAATTTTTATTGGTGTTTGAACCGATGGGTTTATCTCCTCCCATCCCATGGGGAGGGGCATTTTCGTTATTCAGAGATAAAATGTGACATCGTGCGGGCACCCTCGCTTATTTGTCTTCCACGGGAAGCTTTTTAGAACGGCGAAGAGAGAGCGAAATCACTGCTTGATAGTTTGGAGCTGAGGAGGGGTGAAAGAACTCGGCAAAAGGTCGGCGAAGAGGAAAACGAAGCGATGCGGGCGGCGCTGGAGAAACCCCTTGTCGTCGCCGCCGCGGCTGCGGCGCTGGTGGTGGGTGCCCTCCTCGTCTCGAGCTTCATCCGTGCCGGCGACCGCGCCCTCCTCtgctcctccatcttctcctcctcctcgtcctccttctcctcctcctcctcttcggaGCTCGCGGAGGCGCTCCTCCACTACGCCACCACCAACGTCGTACCCCAGCAGTCCCGCGCCGAGATGCGCATATCCTTCGACGTCCTCCGCCGCCGCGCCCCCTGCAACTTCCTCGTCTTCGGCCTCGGCCACGACTCCCTCATGTGGTCCGCCTTCAACGCCGGCGGCACCACCGTCTTCCTCGAAGAAGATCCCAAATGGTTCCAATCCGTCACCAAGGCCTCCCCGGCCCTCCGCGCCCACAACGTCCGCTACCGCACCCAACTCATCGAGGCCGACGATCTCATCAAATCCTACCGATCCGAGCCCTCCTGCCTcccgccggcggcggcgccaCTCAAGAACAACCACCGGTGCCGGTTGGCCCTCGCCGACCTCCCCGCCGAGATCTTCGATCGGGAGTGGGATCTCATCATGATCGATGCTCCAAAGGGGTACTACAACGAGGCGCCGGGCCGGATGGCGGCGATCTTCTCGGCGGCGGTGATGGCGAGGAGCCGGCGGGGAGAGGGCGAGACCGATATCTTCCTCCATGACGTCAATCGGAAGGTCGAGAAGATGTTTGCGATGGAGTTTCTCTGCAAAAAACACCTCGTCGGCGGGACTGGCCGGCTGTGGCACTTCCGGATCCCGCCGGTGAGGGGGAACGAGACCTCCGCCTCCAGCGAGAAGAGCTTCTGCTGAAGttttgaaattttagattttccgAGGGGCTTTCTTGTTActttatttttgggcttgtaCTTAAtctctatttttgaattttacttATACCCCTACTCTATCCGTTTGCATGGATTTGTGAATTTTGATTAAATTATAACAAATGAGCAGGGTGGAAATGGTAGTGGAGGCAATAACACAGAGTAAGTAATGGACTAGTATGTAAATTTTGTTGTTTATCTTTGATAGGGTAATACGAAGGAAGGTAAGGAAAATGTGATAAATTAGGATGAAAATTTAATTGGATAGGTAGTAGGGTGCTGGAATGAAAAATAACGTATGGTACTCTCATTCATGTTATGGATAGCTAGCTGGAATACAATAAAATCGCAATTTTGGCTAAATTGGAGATCATTACAAAACAGTTCGTGTTAAAATCCCATTTTTATTCTTGTTAatcatatgtgtgtgtatgtataaatgtatgtatgtatgtatagatataaatatgtgtgtgtgatatgtgtatctttgtgtgcatgtgtgcccGTGCATATTTACATGAATGTTTGttcatatgtatacatatatatatatatatacacatatatatatatatatctatatttatatatatgcgGGTATATTATCTCCATCGGGGGACCGAGAGAAGcctaaagaaataaataatattaagaAATGAGCAAGGTAGTGAGTCTAGTTTGTAGGTGGTTTGGTGGAAGGGGTGGTAATGGGATCAAATCAAATCGGATGATATAAAAATCAGATCAGAAATCAGATCAGATGCGGAATAGATCAAAAATCTACCAATTTGAATCTCACCTATTAATAGACAATTTAACTCAATCTATAATAAGTTAAAACAAGCTAAATGGATTAAATGATTAAGCCCGTTTTCTATAGTTTAATTAAAGTGATTGTTAGTGGAGAGCACACGCCTattgaatattttttaatttcttaataACATAATCTATTATCTCATTGGATATAGGTGAACTATAATACATAAACGGTGCATTGTGAGTAAATTAAGGTGTATGGCGGTGTGCCATTTAAAAGTATTTGGCTGGATTTCAAACCATGTGACTTCCACGGAATCAATCAAATGCCGTGAAGAGGGGCCGTAGTTGGAAGGTCAAGTATCTATTTAGAAATGAATCTTGGTTGCCCCTGCCTTCACGCCATGTATCTATCCATTCCTTTTATCACCAAGCTATAGAACGGGAATTTTGCATGAAAAATATTCTCATTTCCAAGTTGATatagttattatttttttctttcaaggaCTTTGTTTTTGTCATGAAAAAATTTAAACGATCCTATCCTAACTCTTATCTTCCGGTCCGATCGATGATATCAAACTACATGAGCGTAGAAAAAtccagtaaaaaaaaaagaagaatttgatgAGGTGTCCATTGTTTATCAGAGCATATTGTAAAAATCTTTGATATCAATGGTGGCCAAGGTTCACCCTTTTAcaaggtttttctttttattggttGTAAAGGTTGACAAGGTTCATTTTAATTTAGGTGCTGATATCCTCTTAGAAGTTGGCAGCTTGACTACTTGATGTGGAAATGGAAAGCCAAGTAGTGTCCCTTTGGGTCTGTCAAAGTATACTCTGATGACTTCAAACGCAAGTTGGTTCAGTAAATTAAAGTACAAGTAGATCTTTCTGAGTTAATTGCACCTCAATGGACAATCAAGTTATCTTTATAATAATTGGTGGTTGAACAACTTCTATGAGGTTCTTAATGAAAAGATATGCAGGCAAGCCCTTAGATACATAGATTCATTTCTTTTTTACCTGCAGGGTACAAATCTGAGGTATTACTTAAAAAACAGAAATGAAGACTGGTAAATATATGTGACATGTTACATGCAATACATCGGGTCACAAACTATGGAATTCAGcatcatgatttcatcaaattaATCTTATTTGATGGGTGAAATCAAAAtcattaattaaaatttttgcaaaaaagaaggaaatatAATAATCAAATTTGCAAaagaattatcatctttttgggatagagcatttgttttcaatttttgttCGCTGACTAGAAAATAACCTACGCTACGCGACAGTATTAAATTGAAtgacaaagaaagaaaatagcaaGGAGATAGAGATAAGAAAGAGTTATAGTGGTATTGAACATTAGATGATAtacaaatatagaacttaattatGACTCCTATCTAGCTCAGACTCTTCAGCATGAACTGGTTAATTTCTGTTAATCTACCTTTCAATTGCTATAAGAGGTAGTTCAAACCACACATATGAGCAGCTTGCAAACATAAATTATAACTTAATTAACAAAATCACATCAAtataagaaagaagaaatcactCGATTAGCCTGCTCTCTATGTGACAAAATCAGATCATCAACACAACATATTTGAAGTCCATTAGCGGCATCCAATAAAGCATAACCAAATAAACATTGAAGAACAAATAACAcaacaaaataaattttaagaaaacaaaaacaaacaaatcACAGAAAGTTTATTTATGAGTAGGGATCCATAATGAGAAGTGTGTGGTATGACtttgaatatttaatttttcctcAAGGTGTTACTTTTGTCTTTCTCCATATAGTAAATGGAGGGAAAATATACTTAGCTTTTATAAGCCATTTTCTCTATCTCAAAAAATTTATTAGCTATTTAACAAGTAACAAAGGCTAATCAGTAACCTTATTTCATTACATAACCTAGACTCTGATAGCATGCACCGGTAAGGCGCCGTTTTAGATCTTGATGTTCTCTCACTAAAATTTAAATCCAAACCAGCCCATTCTTCTCCAGTTTTTTgatccctctcccctctccatcCATGGCGATGACCGCAGCGCAGGACGCAGAGGATGGGAGAAAAAAGAAGGTTGACCCTGTGCTAGTCAGGGGTGCAAATTGATCGGATCAGATCAGATCCTGATTGATCCTGATCTAATCTAATTTtttgttcggatcctaattttaGATCCAGATCCGATCCGATTGAAGattggatcgggtcgggtcgggtccggatcGGTTCTGAGTCGGATCGGGTTCGGCTCCGaatcggattttttttttttttttttttttttttgcgctat
Encoded here:
- the LOC103715855 gene encoding probable methyltransferase At1g27930; protein product: MRAALEKPLVVAAAAAALVVGALLVSSFIRAGDRALLCSSIFSSSSSSFSSSSSSELAEALLHYATTNVVPQQSRAEMRISFDVLRRRAPCNFLVFGLGHDSLMWSAFNAGGTTVFLEEDPKWFQSVTKASPALRAHNVRYRTQLIEADDLIKSYRSEPSCLPPAAAPLKNNHRCRLALADLPAEIFDREWDLIMIDAPKGYYNEAPGRMAAIFSAAVMARSRRGEGETDIFLHDVNRKVEKMFAMEFLCKKHLVGGTGRLWHFRIPPVRGNETSASSEKSFC